In the genome of Pseudomonas putida, one region contains:
- the ruvX gene encoding Holliday junction resolvase RuvX yields the protein MAEVRLLLGFDYGSKQIGVAVGQVVTGQARELCTLKAQNGVPDWAQVEKLITEWKPDAIVVGLPLNMDGTPSEMSARAEKFARRLHGRYNLPVHTHDERLTTFEAKGEQMARGTRHGSYRDNPVDAIAAALLLQGWLEANT from the coding sequence ATGGCCGAGGTGCGCCTGCTGCTGGGCTTCGACTATGGCAGCAAACAGATCGGCGTGGCCGTCGGCCAGGTGGTCACCGGCCAGGCCCGCGAGCTGTGCACGCTCAAGGCCCAGAACGGCGTGCCGGACTGGGCCCAAGTGGAAAAACTCATCACCGAATGGAAGCCCGACGCCATCGTCGTCGGCCTGCCGCTGAACATGGACGGCACGCCCAGCGAGATGAGCGCCCGCGCCGAGAAGTTCGCCCGTCGCCTGCATGGCCGCTACAACCTGCCCGTGCACACCCATGACGAACGCCTGACCACCTTCGAAGCCAAGGGCGAGCAGATGGCCCGAGGCACGCGCCATGGCAGCTACCGCGACAACCCGGTCGATGCCATTGCCGCCGCCCTGCTGCTGCAAGGCTGGCTGGAGGCCAACACTTAA
- a CDS encoding energy transducer TonB, with the protein MTLPADIPADLLPPRVRPVDRLGFTLFLAALVHLALILGVGFSISKPSEIRHTMDITLATFKSEKPPEKADFQAQDNQQGSGTLEKKAVPKTTEVAPFQDSKINKITPPPAARQETPPAPQKSAVATKAPKVQKVEPKPKESKAQPKPQAVTPDFDSSQLSSQIASLEAELSNEQQLYAKRPRIHRLNAASTMRDKGAWYKEEWRKKVERVGNLNYPEEARRQQIYGNLRMMVSINRDGSLYEVLVLESSGQPVLDQAAQRIVRLAAPFAPFTGDLAEFDRLEIIRTWRFARGDRLSSN; encoded by the coding sequence ATGACGCTGCCCGCCGACATCCCCGCCGACCTGCTGCCACCCCGCGTCCGCCCGGTGGACCGGCTCGGCTTCACCCTGTTCCTGGCTGCCTTGGTGCACCTGGCGCTGATCCTCGGCGTGGGTTTCTCCATCAGCAAGCCCAGTGAAATCCGCCACACCATGGACATCACCCTGGCTACCTTCAAGAGCGAGAAACCGCCCGAGAAGGCTGATTTCCAGGCCCAGGACAACCAGCAAGGCAGTGGCACCCTGGAAAAGAAAGCCGTGCCCAAGACCACCGAGGTCGCACCGTTCCAGGACAGCAAGATCAACAAGATCACTCCACCCCCGGCCGCCCGCCAGGAAACCCCGCCCGCCCCGCAGAAGTCCGCGGTGGCCACCAAGGCGCCGAAGGTGCAGAAGGTCGAGCCCAAACCCAAGGAAAGCAAAGCGCAGCCCAAGCCCCAGGCTGTGACGCCGGACTTCGACAGCTCGCAGCTCTCCAGCCAGATCGCCAGCCTCGAGGCGGAGCTGTCCAACGAACAGCAGCTGTATGCCAAGCGCCCACGCATCCATCGCCTGAACGCGGCCTCGACCATGCGCGACAAAGGCGCCTGGTACAAGGAAGAGTGGCGCAAGAAAGTCGAGCGAGTGGGCAACCTCAACTACCCGGAAGAAGCACGTCGCCAGCAGATCTACGGCAACTTGCGCATGATGGTCTCGATCAATCGCGACGGCTCGCTGTATGAAGTGCTGGTGCTCGAATCCTCAGGCCAGCCGGTGCTCGACCAGGCAGCCCAGCGCATCGTCCGCCTGGCCGCGCCGTTCGCGCCGTTCACGGGCGACCTGGCCGAGTTCGACCGCCTCGAAATCATCCGCACCTGGCGCTTTGCTCGGGGCGACCGCCTGTCCAGCAACTGA
- a CDS encoding YqgE/AlgH family protein, which yields MKTLSPSYLKHQFLIAMPHMVDPNFAQTLTYIVEHNANGAMGLVINRPQELNLADILEQLRPDEEPPASTLQVPIYQGGPVQTDRGFVLHSSDCSYQATVELQGLSLSTSQDVLFAIAEGVGPKQSLITLGYAGWEAGQLEAELADNAWLNCPFDPEIIFGLASDQRLEAAAASLGIKLSLLTSQAGHA from the coding sequence ATGAAAACCCTCAGCCCGAGCTACCTCAAGCATCAGTTCCTGATTGCCATGCCACACATGGTCGATCCGAACTTTGCCCAGACCCTCACCTACATCGTCGAGCACAACGCCAACGGCGCCATGGGCCTGGTGATCAACCGCCCGCAGGAGCTGAACCTGGCCGACATCCTGGAGCAGCTGCGCCCGGATGAGGAGCCGCCGGCCAGCACCCTGCAAGTCCCGATCTACCAGGGTGGCCCGGTGCAGACCGACCGCGGTTTCGTGCTGCATAGCAGCGACTGCAGCTATCAAGCCACGGTCGAGTTGCAGGGGCTGTCGCTCTCGACCTCCCAGGACGTGCTGTTCGCCATCGCCGAAGGCGTGGGGCCCAAGCAGAGCCTGATCACCTTGGGCTATGCCGGCTGGGAAGCCGGACAACTGGAGGCCGAGCTTGCCGACAACGCCTGGCTCAACTGCCCCTTCGACCCCGAGATCATCTTTGGCCTGGCCAGCGACCAGCGCCTGGAAGCAGCGGCCGCCAGCCTCGGGATCAAGCTCAGCCTGCTGACCAGCCAGGCGGGCCACGCCTGA